The DNA region CCGTGAGACACCCCACGACGGCGACCACCGCGAGCGCCGTCAGTGAGCGGGCGTAAATCTCACTCGTGCGGGCGACCATGTAGACGCCCGCCGTCACCATCGTCGCCGCATGAATCAAGGCCGAGACCGGCGTCGGCCCGGCCATCGCATCGGGAAGCCACACGGCCAGGGGAATCTGAGCGCTTTTGCCCGTCGCCCCGACAAACAGAAGCACTGCAATGGCCGTCATAACGCCCATCTCGCCCAGCCCTTCGGGCGCCGGAAACCGAGCCTGAACCGCCTGAGCCACGTCGGCGAATCGAAGCGTGCCAAAGGTCGAGAAGACGAGAATGATCCCGAGCGCAAATCCCACGTCGCCGATGCGGTTGACGATGAACGCCTTCTTAGCAGCATAGCTGGCGTAGGCGGTTCGGAAGTAATGCCCGATGAGAAGGTAGGAGCACAATCCCACACCCTCCCAGCCGACGAACATCACCAGGAAATTGTCGGCGAGCACGAGCGTGAGCATCATGAACATGAACAGGTTCATGTAGGCGAAGAATCGGGCATACCCGCTGTCGCCGCGCATATAGCCGACGGCGAAAACGTGAATCCAGAATCCCACGAAGGTGACAAAGAGGATGTAAATGCCCGACAGCGGATCGAGGCGAAACTGGAACGGAGCCACGAAGCTTCCCGATTCAATCCAGTGGAAGAACGTTTCGGTGATCACCCGCTCGTCGGGCGGAAGCGGGAGCAATCGGGCGAAGAAGAGATAAAAGGCCAGCGCCATTGCCAGCCCGACCGATCCGCAGCCGATGAGCGCGATGACGCGCTCGCTCAGGCGTCGCCCGAGCACGCCGTTGAGCCCGGCAGCGATGAGCGGAATAAGAACGAGTGCCGTCATGCTGTCTCCCCCCGAGCGCAGGCTTCTCCCGTTCGCACCTTCATCGCAAGCCGCACACTCCGCGTTTCACTAGAGCTTCAACAAACTCGCTTCATCCACGTTCAGTGTCTCCCGGTGGCGGAAGAGCAAAATGACAATGGCCAGACCGACGGCCGCTTCGGCCGCCGCCACCACCATGACGAAGAAGACCAGGACCTGACCGTCCACCTGACCGAAGGCATGAGAAAAGGCGACCAGCGTGAGATTGACCGCATTGAGCATCAGCTCGATGCCCAAAAGGATCGAGATGATGTTCCGTTTGACGAAGACCGCGACCGCTCCGATGGTGAACAGGACCGCGGCCACGGCCAGATACCAGGAGATCGGAACCATGAGCGCTTCACTCCCTCCGCGCGAGAATCACTGCCCCGATGGTGGCGATCAGGATCAATACCGATGTCACCTCGAAGGGCAGGAGGTACCGGGTGAAGAGTTCCCGACCGACGGTCGCCGTCACGCCGACATCCTGGCCCGACGGGAGCGGGTTGGTGGGAAACTCCTTGAGAATATAGCCGATCTCGCCCACCAGCAGGGCGGCAAAGGGGATGGCCAGCCATTTGAAATACGGACGACGATCCAGCCGCGTCTCCTCCACCCGCACGTTGAGCAGCATGATGACGAAAACAAACAGCACCATGATGGCTCCGGCGTAGACGATGACCTGAATGACGGCGATGAAATACGCGCCGAGCAGGACGTAGAGTCCCGTGAGCGCGCCGAGGGCCACGAGCAACGACAGGGCACCGTGCAGCGGATTGCGCCGCACCAGCAGATTGAGCGCAGCTCCGATGGCGACACCGGCGAAGATGAGAAAGAAGACTCGTTCCATCGCCCGTTCCCCTTCCCGGCTACGCGGCCAGAGCGATCGCCGAGGAGATGAAGATGTTCAGCAGCGCCATCGGCACGAGAAATT from Blastocatellia bacterium includes:
- the nuoL gene encoding NADH-quinone oxidoreductase subunit L, coding for MTALVLIPLIAAGLNGVLGRRLSERVIALIGCGSVGLAMALAFYLFFARLLPLPPDERVITETFFHWIESGSFVAPFQFRLDPLSGIYILFVTFVGFWIHVFAVGYMRGDSGYARFFAYMNLFMFMMLTLVLADNFLVMFVGWEGVGLCSYLLIGHYFRTAYASYAAKKAFIVNRIGDVGFALGIILVFSTFGTLRFADVAQAVQARFPAPEGLGEMGVMTAIAVLLFVGATGKSAQIPLAVWLPDAMAGPTPVSALIHAATMVTAGVYMVARTSEIYARSLTALAVVAVVGCLTALWAATVGLAQSNIKKVLAYSTISQLGYMFLACGVGAFSAAIFHVVTHAFFKALLFLGAGSVIIALHHNEDMRQMGGLKKHLPTTYRTMIFGWLALAGVFPFAGFFSKDEILWRTFTTTTLPEPWGKLLWAVGFVTALVTAVYMTRLMVMTFEGEERFAHHGTAAAPLTVRESPPVMTIPLWVLAVFSLVGGW
- the nuoK gene encoding NADH-quinone oxidoreductase subunit NuoK: MVPISWYLAVAAVLFTIGAVAVFVKRNIISILLGIELMLNAVNLTLVAFSHAFGQVDGQVLVFFVMVVAAAEAAVGLAIVILLFRHRETLNVDEASLLKL
- a CDS encoding NADH-quinone oxidoreductase subunit J: MERVFFLIFAGVAIGAALNLLVRRNPLHGALSLLVALGALTGLYVLLGAYFIAVIQVIVYAGAIMVLFVFVIMLLNVRVEETRLDRRPYFKWLAIPFAALLVGEIGYILKEFPTNPLPSGQDVGVTATVGRELFTRYLLPFEVTSVLILIATIGAVILARRE